A single Trypanosoma brucei gambiense DAL972 chromosome 9, complete sequence DNA region contains:
- a CDS encoding inositol-1(or 4)-monophosphatase, putative, translating into MAEYDINLEEALGAAIEAARKAGGIMWDFYQYRRETIATIAPKMQKDASDSVDVSSGTEAVNPSVSQLLDIKAKTSTTDLVTYYDKLCDEAIMNVLQQYSSTVENQKRGAGYTSFRFGFITEEICPDKQLEDVPTWIVDPIDGTMSFVHGSCDCCVSIGLTIKKETVLAVIYCPFLPSINKNPPGPTSSGVYAGEMYTAIRGQGAFLNGRRIVVQTDTTQDAAMVVFGYPMRPVLSAEEREKNSNDLEKARKEKHCQMLDAAAHIRKKLAMCPVQGLRSYGACALILAFVASGRIDLYMEPSGKIWDVCAGNLLVTEAGGVVKNIWGDEFEMERTTTIIAGANEKLVSFAAEICNEVSYGRFWL; encoded by the coding sequence ATGGCTGAGTATGACATTAATTTGGAGGAAGCGCTTGGTGCGGCAATAGAGGCAGCTCGTAAAGCAGGTGGTATCATGTGGGACTTCTACCAGTACCGCCGGGAAACCATTGCAACCATAGCGCcaaaaatgcaaaaagaTGCCTCTGACAGTGTTGATGTGTCGTCAGGCACCGAAGCGGTGAATCCCAGCGTCTCTCAGCTCCTTGACATAAAGGCCAAAACTTCAACCACAGATCTTGTCACATATTACGACAAACTTTGCGATGAAGCGATAATGAATGTTCTTCAGCAATACTCGTCAACGGTTGAAAACCAGAAGCGCGGAGCAGGTTACACTTCGTTTCGCTTCGGTTTTATTACGGAAGAAATATGCCCTGATAAGCAACTGGAAGACGTACCGACTTGGATTGTTGATCCCATTGATGGCACTATGTCGTTTGTGCATGGGTCGTGCGACTGCTGCGTGAGTATTGGACTCAccataaagaaggaaacggTCCTTGCGGTGATTTATTGCCCGTTCCTCCCCTCTATAAACAAAAATCCCCCAGGGCCGACCTCCTCTGGCGTCTACGCTGGTGAGATGTACACTGCCATTCGAGGCCAAGGGGCCTTTCTCAATGGCAGACGCATAGTCGTGCAGACGGACACTACTCAAGATGCGGCTATGGTGGTCTTTGGCTACCCAATGCGTCCCGTGCTATCGGCAGAGGAACGGGAGAAAAATAGCAACGACCTGGAGAAAGccagaaaggaaaagcactGCCAAATGTTAGATGCTGCAGCACATATTCGAAAGAAGCTTGCCATGTGTCCAGTCCAGGGACTGCGCAGTTACGGCGCCTGTGCACTCATTTTAGCTTTTGTTGCTTCGGGTCGGATTGACCTCTACATGGAGCCCTCCGGCAAGATATGGGACGTCTGTGCAGGGAACCTTCTGGTCACTGAGGCGGGGGGTGTCGTGAAAAATATATGGGGGGATGAGTTCGAAATGGAGCGGACAACAACAATCATCGCAGGTGCAAACGAGAAGCTCGTGTCTTTTGCCGCAGAAATCTGCAATGAGGTGAGCTATGGAAGATTTTGGCTGTAG
- a CDS encoding ABC transporter, putative, whose translation MPDSPETGRAPINLEGELCMERVVNYTWENLAFQVPAKDSDGRKIKKTLIHKMSGTALGGRVLAIMGPSGAGKTTLMSAITGKLHGTEKNLEGCCFLNNAIFTDRYRAVVSFVAQDDIVMAMDTPYEATYFACRVRLGLGPRESEVLVNEVINRLHLVECQDTVLGIPGLVKGVSGGERKRANVATALVANPCVIVLDEPTTGLDSVNALRVGQMLQDLAKKEKRTVIATVHSPSSELVETFDDLLLLSEGHVVYHGPREEATAYFASIGHQVPPRTNPCEYFMELLQLPKEELEVLWRAWELYLTTPAASTNPCLLKVSGPITERDPYLEDHLKKKGSSWIVQLVELTKRSYRMYPRHPSAVFVRLVQTLFVGILMALFYFRITLDQNGVKDRLGVLHMVLINGMFSSAMYGAAAYPPERAVYLQEQSTDSYNALTYVLAKFIAETAFQVAFPTAFALITYFTIGFYASFSAFMVHWFLLVQLALTAYAFGLAFATFFKSINTTYALLPVVFLPLIIVTGLYANTERLHPYWSWLIVISFPRHAYLGVVINEFSRLEKICDPPDLHCRYPDGQSVIEFFNFDSWSWWKSIVVLLAYQAVLIIITFVSLLIQGKRSRGRLVFRKNLDSRSDPAQTAACAGETEEGK comes from the coding sequence ATGCCGGATTCACCTGAAACTGGAAGAGCACCAATAAACCTCGAGGGTGAACTCTGCATGGAGAGGGTAGTGAACTACACTTGGGAGAACTTGGCCTTTCAGGTGCCCGCGAAGGACAGTGATGGGCGtaagataaaaaaaacgctgaTCCACAAGATGAGTGGGACGGCTTTGGGAGGGCGGGTCCTCGCAATCATGGGGCCATCCGGTGCCGGAAAAACTACATTGATGAGCGCCATCACGGGAAAACTGCACGGCACAGAAAAGAACCTTGAAGGATGTTGCTTCCTTAACAATGCGATATTCACAGATCGGTACAGGGCGGTCGTGTCTTTTGTGGCGCAGGATGATATTGTCATGGCCATGGACACACCGTATGAAGCCACTTACTTTGCATGCCGCGTACGTCTCGGGTTGGGGCCTCGCGAATCAGAAGTCCTTGTGAATGAAGTCATTAACCGTCTGCACCTTGTAGAGTGCCAGGACACCGTGTTGGGTATTCCAGGACTTGTAAAGGGTGTGTCGGGTGGTGAACGGAAACGAGCTAATGTGGCCACGGCTCTCGTGGCAAACCCCTGTGTTATTGTGTTGGATGAACCAACCACTGGCCTCGACTCCGTCAACGCCCTTCGCGTGGGTCAGATGCTTCAAGACCTcgcaaagaaggagaagcgaACTGTTATCGCAACCGTTCACTCACCATCTTCTGAGCTCGTAGAGACATTCGATGACCTATTATTACTCTCTGAGGGTCATGTGGTATATCATGGACCGAGGGAGGAGGCCACAGCATACTTCGCATCTATCGGTCATCAGGTGCCCCCGCGGACAAATCCCTGTGAGTACTTCATGGAACTCCTTCAGCTTCCGAAGGAGGAGTTAGAGGTGTTGTGGCGGGCGTGGGAACTTTATCTGACGACGCCAGCCGCGAGCACGAATCCCTGCCTGTTAAAGGTGTCGGGCCCCATTACGGAGAGAGACCCCTACCTGGAAGACCatctaaagaaaaaaggatccAGCTGGATTGTCCAACTGGTTGAACTTACGAAACGCTCCTATCGAATGTATCCCCGCCACCCAAGCGCTGTCTTTGTTCGACTCGTGCAGACACTCTTCGTTGGTATTCTGATGgcccttttctattttcggATTACTTTGGATCAAAATGGCGTGAAGGATCGTCTCGGTGTTCTACATATGGTGTTAATTAATGGCATGTTTTCGTCCGCAATGTACGGCGCCGCTGCTTACCCACCGGAACGTGCTGTGTATCTTCAGGAGCAATCCACCGACTCGTACAATGCGCTGACTTACGTGCTCGCAAAGTTTATCGCTGAGACGGCGTTTCAGGTTGCGTTCCCCACGGCGTTCGCTCTAATCACCTACTTTACGATCGGGTTTTACGCTTCATTTTCCGCCTTTATGGTGCACTGGTTTCTTTTGGTGCAGTTAGCCCTCACAGCGTATGCCTTTGGTCTCGCCTTCGCAACGTTCTTCAAGTCCATCAACACAACCTACGCGCTGCTTCCTGTTGTGTTTCTCCCGCTCATTATAGTAACCGGGTTGTACGCCAACACAGAACGGTTGCACCCCTATTGGTCGTGGTTGATCgtcatttctttccctcgTCACGCCTACCTTGGTGTCGTTATCAATGAGTTCAGCAGACTTGAAAAGATTTGTGACCCACCTGACCTTCACTGCCGCTATCCCGATGGTCAATCTGTCATTGAGTTCTTTAATTTTGACAGTTGGAGTTGGTGGAAGTCCATTGTCGTGCTCCTGGCGTATCAAGCTGTGCTTATCATCATTACATTTGTGTCCCTGCTCATTCAGGGGAAGCGAAGCAGAGGACGTTTAGTATTCAGGAAGAATCTTGACTCCCGTAGCGACCCTGCTCAGACCGCTGCTTGCGCTGGTGAAACGGAAGAGGGGAAGTGA
- a CDS encoding arginine kinase, with protein sequence MATRDVAAELEKAFAKLQAAKDCHSLLKKYLTSDVFKKLKDKKTKLGATLLDVIQSGVQNLDSGVGLYAPDAEAYTVFADLFDPVIEDYHNGFKVTDKQPPKDFGDLNTLVDVDPEGKYVISTRVRCGRSLAGYPFNPCLTKEQYEEMESRVREQLSTMTDDLQGTYYPLSGMTKETQQQLIDDHFLFKEGDRFLQAARACEYWPTGRGIYHNNDKTFLVWVNEEDHLRIISMQKGGNLKEVFGRLVKAVNIIEKKVEFSRDDRLGFLTFCPSNLGTTIRASVHIKLPKLGADRAKLEEVAAKYNLQVRGTAGEHSDSPDGIYDISNKRRLGLSEYEAVKEMQDGILELIKLENRAVVTDGAKPFGGSNL encoded by the coding sequence atgGCTACCCGCGACGTCGCTGCCGAGTTGGAAAAGGCCTTTGCGAAACTGCAGGCTGCAAAGGACTGCCACTCGCTGTTGAAGAAATATCTGACAAGTGATGTCTTCAAGAAGCTAAAGGACAAGAAGACGAAGTTGGGTGCTACCTTACTTGATGTCATTCAATCTGGTGTACAGAACCTCGATTCCGGTGTTGGTTTATATGCACCAGACGCAGAAGCCTACACTGTGTTTGCCGACCTCTTCGATCCCGTCATTGAGGATTACCACAACGGCTTCAAGGTAACGGACAAACAACCACCAAAGGATTTCGGTGACTTAAATACGCTGGTTGACGTTGATCCGGAAGGTAAATATGTCATTTCCACCCGTGTGCGCTGCGGCCGCAGTCTCGCCGGTTACCCATTCAACCCATGCCTAACGAAGGAGCAGTACGAGGAAATGGAGTCACGTGTGCGGGAACAACTGAGCACAATGACAGATGATCTGCAAGGTACTTATTATCCGCTTTCTGGCATGacgaaagaaacacaacagcagctaATTGATGaccacttcctcttcaagGAGGGCGATCGTTTCCTGCAAGCTGCCCGCGCATGCGAGTATTGGCCGACTGGTCGTGGTATCTACCATAACAATGACAAGACATTCCTCGTGTGGGTGAATGAAGAGGACCATCTGCGTATCATTTCCATGCAGAAGGGCGGGAACTTGAAGGAGGTCTTCGGCCGTCTTGTGAAGGCAGTGAACATCATTgaaaagaaggtggagtTTTCTCGTGATGACCGACTTGGTTTCCTGACGTTCTGTCCCTCGAACCTCGGCACGACGATCCGCGCAAGTGTGCACATCAAATTACCGAAACTTGGTGCTGATCGCGCTAAACTTGAGGAGGTTGCTGCAAAATATAACCTTCAGGTACGTGGGACAGCTGGTGAGCACTCTGACAGCCCTGACGGAATTTATGATATCAGCAACAAGCGCCGCCTCGGCCTATCGGAGTATGAAGCCGTAAAGGAAATGCAAGACGGTATCCTTGAGCTCATCAAACTGGAGAATCGGGCTGTCGTAACCGATGGCGCCAAACCATTTGGTGGTTCGAACTTGTAg
- a CDS encoding arginine kinase, with product MATRDVAAELEKAFAKLQAAKDCHSLLKKHLTSDVFKKLKDKKTKLGATLLDVIQSGVQNLDSGVGLYAPDAEAYTVFADLFDPVIEDYHNGFKVTDKQPPKDFGDLNTLVDVDPEGKYVISTRVRCGRSLAGYPFNPCLTKEQYEEMESRVREQLSTMTDDLQGTYYPLSGMTKETQQQLIDDHFLFKEGDRFLQAARACEYWPTGRGIYHNNDKTFLVWVNEEDHLRIISMQKGGNLKEVFGRLVKAVNIIEKKVEFSRDDRLGFLTFCPSNLGTTIRASVHIKLPKLGADRAKLEEVAAKYNLQVRGTAGEHSDSPDGIYDISNKRRLGLSEYEAVKEMQDGILELIKLEKSK from the coding sequence atgGCTACCCGCGACGTCGCTGCCGAGTTGGAAAAGGCTTTTGCGAAACTGCAGGCTGCAAAGGACTGCCACTCGCTGTTGAAGAAACATCTGACAAGTGATGTCTTCAAGAAGCTAAAGGACAAGAAGACGAAGTTGGGTGCTACCTTACTTGATGTCATTCAATCTGGTGTACAGAACCTCGATTCCGGTGTTGGTTTATATGCACCAGACGCAGAAGCCTACACTGTGTTTGCCGACCTCTTCGATCCCGTCATTGAGGATTACCACAACGGCTTCAAGGTAACGGACAAACAACCACCAAAGGATTTCGGTGACTTAAATACGCTGGTTGACGTTGATCCGGAAGGTAAATATGTCATTTCCACCCGTGTGCGCTGCGGCCGCAGTCTCGCCGGTTACCCATTCAACCCATGCCTAACGAAGGAGCAGTACGAGGAAATGGAGTCACGTGTGCGGGAACAACTGAGCACAATGACAGATGATCTGCAAGGTACTTATTATCCGCTTTCTGGCATGacgaaagaaacacaacagcagctaATTGATGaccacttcctcttcaagGAGGGCGATCGTTTCCTGCAAGCTGCCCGCGCATGCGAGTATTGGCCGACTGGTCGTGGTATCTACCATAACAATGACAAGACATTCCTCGTGTGGGTGAATGAAGAGGACCACCTGCGTATCATTTCCATGCAGAAGGGCGGGAACTTGAAGGAGGTCTTCGGCCGTCTTGTGAAGGCAGTGAACATCATTgaaaagaaggtggagtTTTCTCGTGATGACCGACTTGGTTTCCTGACGTTCTGCCCCTCGAACCTCGGCACGACGATCCGCGCAAGTGTGCACATCAAATTACCGAAACTTGGTGCTGATCGCGCTAAACTTGAGGAGGTTGCTGCAAAATATAACCTGCAGGTACGTGGGACAGCTGGTGAGCACTCTGACAGCCCTGACGGAATTTATGATATCAGCAACAAGCGCCGCCTCGGCCTATCGGAGTATGAAGCCGTAAAGGAAATGCAAGACGGTATCCTTGAGCTCATCAAACTGGAGAAGTCGAAGTag